One region of Cyanobium sp. M30B3 genomic DNA includes:
- a CDS encoding Crp/Fnr family transcriptional regulator — MAAQVESEILTLPTGAGVFERGQAADSIYAMRRGIVEVLGEDGEKLCYRPGELFSYQDILWGEGLYRNTAVARTPVEMVRLDRLRFLNLLHNHPTLALLLIGQQHERLREQRTSGTCCY, encoded by the coding sequence ATGGCGGCCCAGGTGGAATCGGAGATCCTCACGCTGCCCACCGGTGCGGGTGTGTTTGAACGGGGGCAGGCGGCTGACTCGATCTACGCCATGCGCCGCGGCATCGTGGAGGTGCTTGGCGAGGACGGGGAGAAGCTCTGTTACCGCCCCGGCGAACTGTTCAGCTACCAGGACATCCTCTGGGGCGAAGGCCTGTACCGCAACACAGCGGTGGCCCGCACGCCGGTGGAGATGGTGAGGCTGGACCGGCTGCGCTTCCTCAACCTGCTCCACAACCACCCCACCCTGGCCCTGCTGCTGATCGGCCAGCAGCATGAGCGCCTGCGCGAGCAGCGCACCAGCGGCACCTGCTGCTACTGA